The following proteins are co-located in the Triticum aestivum cultivar Chinese Spring chromosome 1A, IWGSC CS RefSeq v2.1, whole genome shotgun sequence genome:
- the LOC123189934 gene encoding protein AGENET DOMAIN (AGD)-CONTAINING P1 yields MRSPRLRRQPAPAPARDPHPAEPTEVFPLGEAVEVLPDEGAYRGAHLPAVVARFDPDLRSYAVEYDALAISGASGRALPETVPASQVRPRPPPPSPAPHAEHAPVDALRDGAWWLGVALLGGGRADGKVAVRFPATREEAEFDAADVRPHLEWVAGEWRSPEDMETSKRTPYAKGTHIEVARLEADSVVAWFPAIVAKPIWKNNLLVEYPFGKGSELCNEIINIKHIRPCPPRASVISFCVNDDVEGFQDDGWWPGKITEIHPKLTYTFKLATSGKKVQLHQNTLRLRYDWTDDQWKQVAQNLSGTKFTGGDRVEVSSDEEGFNGAWFQGTVVKSVGHKFLVEYDALKDDDEITPLKETIGEEHIRPSPPAIPVTNGFKVLDEIDAYTNDGWWVGVISEVLDDQKYKVYFKAYKEQNDFELEQLRRHCDWVGGRWMQASPALEM; encoded by the exons ATGCGGTCGCCGCGACTCCGCCGccagccggcgccggcgccggcgcgggatCCGCATCCGGCGGAGCCCACGGAGGTCTTCCCCCTGGGCGAGGCTGTGGAGGTGCTCCCGGACGAGGGAGCCTACCGCGGGGCCCACCTCCCCGCCGTCGTCGCGCGCTTCGACCCCGACCTCCGCAGCTACGCGGTCGAGTACGACGCCCTAGCCATCTCGGGGGCCTCCGGCCGCGCCCTCCCGGAGACCGTGCCGGCGTCGCAGGTCCGCCCGCGCCCTCCGCCACCGTCGCCGGCGCCCCACGCCGAGCACGCCCCCGTGGACGCGCTCCGAGACGGCGCGTGGTGGCTCGGCGTCGCCCTCCTCGGCGGGGGGCGGGCGGACGGGAAGGTCGCGGTTCGCTTCCCGGCGACGAGGGAGGAGGCCGAGTTCGACGCGGCCGATGTCCGGCCCCACCTCGAGTGGGTCGCCGGCGAGTGGCGCTCCCCCGAGGACATG GAGACATCCAAGAGAACGCCGTATGCTAAAGGAACACATATAGAAGTTGCCAGGTTGGAAGCTGATTCTGTTGTCGCTTGGTTCCCTGCAATTGTTGCAAAGCCTATCTGGAAAAATAACCTCTTGGTGGAGTACCCTTTCGGGAAGGGTAGTGAACTGTGCAATGAGATTATCAACATCAAGCACATCAGACCTTGCCCGCCACGTGCATCAGTTATTAGTTTCTGCGTCAATGATGATGTTGAGGGCTTCCAAGATGATGGCTGGTGGCCAGGGAAGATCACTGAGATCCATCCCAAGTTAACATATACATTTAAGTTAGCAACTTCAGGAAAGAAGGTTCAGTTACACCAGAACACACTGAGGCTTCGATATGACTGGACTGATGACCAATGGAAGCAAGTTGCACAG AATCTGTCGGGAACAAAATTCACAGGAGGCGACAGGGTTGAGGTGAGCAGCGACGAGGAAGGTTTCAACGGAGCGTGGTTCCAGGGGACCGTCGTCAAATCCGTGGGACACAAGTTCCTCGTGGAGTACGATGCGCTGAAGGATGATGACGAGATCACGCCTCTGAAAGAAACCATAGGGGAGGAGCACATCAGGCCCTCCCCTCCTGCTATCCCTGTCACCAACGGTTTCAAGGTCCTTGACGAGATTGACGCCTATACCAATGATGGGTGGTGGGTCGGCGTGATATCTGAGGTCCTCGACGACCAGAAGTACAAGGTTTACTTCAAGGCTTACAAGGAGCAGAATGACTTTGAGCTCGAGCAGCTGAGGCGTCACTGCGATTGGGTGGGGGGAAGGTGGATGCAGGCTTCCCCG GCGCTGGAGATGTGA